The DNA segment CTTTAGAGATTTGGATTAAGAAGCATGCTGGACTATTTTAAGATTGCTCCAAGTATTTTAGACTTAAGGCATTTgtgctcaaacccaggtctttgaAGTTGAAATGCCATATTGATTCCATGTGAGATGGCAGTAATTGCTGCTCCATAAATTCTTACAAAATTAGCCCTTATTTCACGTATTTCACAGTCTTTACATGGTGATCCTAGAAGACGGCGGTGGGAAGGTCTGTAGATTAAAACTCAGATAACCTTACCCACATTGCTGCTTTGGAACTCTATCTTCCTAGTTAGTAAAATGATAATGGAGACAGCATCTCTAACGTTTGATTTCATGTCACACAGTACATGTCTTATCTATACTGTCTGCCAAATGCTGTATTCATGTGAACAGTTAAAACGCAGACTTCGAGGTGGTGGAGCTGTGTTCAAAACTCGTAACTTTGGATGAGTCTCGTGTGTCCGCATTTATGAAATGGAATACTTGAAATACCTGCCCCTCTACCGTGGCCCTGGGGGCTGTGCTGGCTGGTGCTGAACTGTCCGTGTGTGCCAGGAGAGCTGCCGGCCAGGCTCGTTATAAACATCATGATGTTtgtgctgctgccgccgccaagtcacttcagtcgtgtccgactctgtgcgaccccagagacagcagcccaccaggctcccccgtccctgggattttccaggcaagaacactggagtggggtgtcattgcagGTTTGTATTGTAGTCTATTTCAGGTGTCGTGTCCATGAACGTGTATGGTTCTCCACTTACCCCAGAGTTGTCCCCAGCACCAGTTCTGACTACTTTCTTCAGTCCAGGAGGGTATTATTGGGCAAAGATGCCCAATTTTAATGATCTTTAGAGATCCTATAACTTATTAATAGTAACTTAGAGTTGgagtatgaagaaagctgagcgccgaagaattgatgcttttgaactgtggtgttggagaagactcttgagagtcccttggactgcaaggagatccaatcagtccatcctaaaggagaccagtcctgggtgttctttggaaggaccaatgctaaagctgaaactccaatactttggccacctcatacgaagggttgactcattggaaaagaccctgatgctgggagggattgagggcaggaggagaaggggatgacagaggatgagatggctggatggcatcacgactcaatggacgtgagtctgagtgaactccgggaatcgatgatggacagggaggcctggcgtgctgcaactcatggggtcgcaaagagtcagacacgactgagcgactgaactgaactgaactgtggtgctgtgtGCTGTTgataaatcgcttcagtcgtgtccaactctgtgcaaccctatggactgcagccagccaggctcctctgtccatggaattctccaggcaggattacttgagtgggttgccatttcctcctccagggcatcttctagATGCAAGGatttaacccacatctcttaggtctcctgcacggcagtcaggttctttagcactagcatcacctgggaagccagaactttgtgtgtgtgtgtgtgtgtgtgtgtgtgtgtgtgcttagtcactcagtcgtgtcccagtctTGGGACACCATAGACTGGAACCTGCCAGGatttctgtccgtgggattctcccagcaagaatactgaaactaACTGTGAGGTAGTGCCATTTCTCTAACTGGGCAGGTGATTAACCGCCTATTTGAAACCAAAACTAGCAGCGTAATTATTTTCAACAGCGCTCTGGTCTAGTGGTAATTCCAGCAGTGCTCACAGCACATTCTGGTGTCAGAAACTTTAGTACCTGTTCACAGCCCACCTAGACAGTGTCCTAGGACGGAAGATGGGTACCGAGTGGGGCTTTCGTGGAGGAGAGCAGCAGTTTTCTGGGTGTAAGAAGAGGGTGTATGGGGAGCAGAGGCAGCTAGCGGGGAGGGCAGAGCTGTAGAGGTCACCGGAAGACTGGCTTTCGGTCTACTCATCAGCAGGCTCAGAGCGAAGGAGTGACTGGATCTGATGTATTTGATAAGGTTCACTCCAACTGCTGTGCCAGGAACAGAATGAGGTGAGCAgggacagagacagggaggctgggTGAGCCATTGCAGTAACCGAGGCAGAAATGATGGCGGGTCATTGAGTGGACGCGGTGAGCAGGGACCAGAGCCCCCAGGGACCCCCACAGACTGGATGTGGATGTGTGAGAGGAGTCCAGGGCCATCCTGTCCTGGGGCCTGGGCACCTgggaggaaggggctgggggcaggtgcCGGGAGCATGCCTGGAAGAGTGAGGGATGGTTTCTAGGTCCCGGAAGCACCGGTTCCTTGCTCCAGGCAGGGCTTCTGCCCCGAGCACCTGGCATTCATTGGTCTGGTTGGCGGGGTCAGGGGGGGTCCTCCAGGGAGCATTTGGCCGtgagaggctgggaggaggggtaGGGCTGTGGAGGGTGGACCGCAGGACGGTCTGTGTAGGGGAGAGTCTCCACTCTGCAAGTTTGATCCCTTTCTGCCCCTCTCTTGCTTTACGATTTCCCTGGGCCccactttccccatctgtaaaagtCAATCTCCGTGGTCCCACCTCAGACCTGGAGTAGCTGTTGAGACAACACTGGCTTCTGGGGTCCTGAGAGGGCAGAGCTGCTCCCAGGGCTCAAAGGCCAGCGAAGTGCCTGTGCCCAGACCCCCGGGGCTGCTGGGCAGCTCACCTGTCCTAGCTCTGTGGCCGGCCCCAAGCTAACAGCTCCTGGAGCCCGACTTAGCTGCTGAAAGGAGAGTTCAGACAAGAATCATCCTGTGAAGGCCAGTGGGTGGGCTTGCTAGTTCTCCTCCAAAGGGAGGAAACCACCGTATGTAAGCTTGCTATTCAAGGGGTGCAAACATGAGAAGACAtgttcagagaggtgaagaaacttgcctgaggtcacacagctactgaCAGGGCCAATTTTCAGTCAAAGTCTACGGGCCTCAGAGCCCTTGTTCAACATATTATTTTCCTCCAACTTTGATGACAGAATCCTCACTTTCTACAATAGAACCAGTTTGATTTAATTAGTACAGTGTTGGTTCATTTATGACCACCTTTCATTTGAGGCAAAAGCTGCTTTTCAAGAAAGTGTAACTTAAAGACATATAATTATGGAAGAATATTATGTGCTCACCAGACCACAAGAGAGAAGGCTTTTGTTGCCACTGGGCATCCATTCCCTCCCCTGCAAAAGGGAAGACTTGCTGGAAGAGAGGACTGGCCAGTTTGTGTGATGAAgttcagagagggaaaggaaggattTTCATGAAGATCATGTATATGGACTCATTTAATGTCCTTTAAGACACAcatgggagaaagcaatggcaccccactccagtactcttgcctggagaatcccagggataggggagcccggtgggctgccatctatggggtcccacagggtcggacacgactgaagtgacttagcagcagcagcaagacacacGTGAGTTAAACATTAATCCCTTTAAAATTACTTGTGGCTCATTAACTTATTAAAATGTGGGCCTCTCTGACCCCACAGAGCAACAGTGCAAAACAAGATATTTGATGGGCTGGACAATTCTGGCAATGCAGAGTGGAAAGAGTGTGTGTTCTTGTTTTCCCCACAAGGAGGAGCCCCTGTCCACACTCCCCAGACAGAACTGAGCACGCTCAAATGTGGTGAAAGCGTGACATTGGTGCACTGGTTCCAGAGGAGGGCCTCCTAGGGATTGGCATGAGGTCTGTGAAGATCCTCTTGCCCGAAACCTCACTTCTCAGGTTACAGAGACTGTTTAATGGCACGCAGTATACTACATGTTAAGTAAGTGTATAAAACTAAGTTACTGCAAGATAATTTATACGAGTGATGGGAAAAATACCGAAAGGAATGACATCAGAATGTCAATATTGGTTATTTCTGAGAAGTGGAATTAAGGAGATTAAAAtgttcttcattcctttctgaaacttttttttttacagtgaccACTGTTTTGATTGTCAGACAAGTTTCGTCGGTAGAAGAGAATATATAAAGTGCTCCTGCTGAGTGATCGCTCTGCCTCTGAGCGCTTACTCGTTTCCGTCTGGGTGGGCTCTGCTAGGAAGAGCTCGGAGCTGGGAGTGGGGAGACCTGGTCCTGGCCTCAGGCTCTTCTTCTGCTCCCCGTGAATGGCctgacacacacatgtgcacacccaCACTGCCCACTGTGCACACAAACATAGCCCTTAGCCTGCACCCCGGTCTATAGTGAAATCCCTCAACAGTGCCGCTGGGTGACAACAGAGCAGTTTGACCCACcactctcattttacaggtggggaaactgaggctgaaggAGAGTGGCAGAGTGCTGAAATGAAGGGGAGGCTGGCCAAGTTCTCTGTTAACCTGGAGAGAGGTTGGGCAACTTTTTCCTCAACAGCCATCCCATTCTTAACAACATGGCATAGTAATAGCCAACACACAGGCACTGTGCTGAACACTTTatttacaacttttaaaattttcactacAATCCTATGAGATAGGAATTCTGATCACCCCATTTTATGGGGGGTGGTGATTTTACAGGAGAAAGAAGCACAAAGAGGGCAGGATATGCCCAGATCTACCCAACTGTTGGTGATGGGGAGGGTGTTCTGGTACCAGCCTCTACAGGCCCTCCTGGAAGAATCCTGATCCAAGGTAGGACTCTAGCCTAACTGGGGCCCCCGCTGCCCCAGACCTGGATGGGCGACTGAGGTCTGGGGGCCAGTCCTGAGAAGGAGAGAGGAGTGTGACCTGAGCTGGGCGGAGCCCCACCGTCACCTGGGGCCACCTGCGTGGAGGCTCTGGGCCAGCCGCTCCCTGGAGTCAAGGCAGTGGGGCCCCTTGGGGAGCATGGGGCACCCTCCTCAGGCATCAGTCTGGAGGGCCTCAGGCATCAGTCTGGAGGGCCGTAGGGCTGGGCTCGGCCAGCAGCTGCAGCCCCGCGAGGGACGCGTAGAGCGCAGACAGCTGCAGCACCACCTCAGGGTCCCTGGTGACTGGGTGGCCAGGGCCCCCCAGCTCCAGTCCACAGCTCTCCACCAGGCTCCAGGTGAGGGCCGCGTCCTCGTGCTGCAGCCAGGAGAGGACTTCCGGCGGCAGCGAGAAGCCTGTTTCCTCCATCTGGTTGTAGTTCGGCTCTAAGATGCTCGCCACCTGCCAGGAATCACCCAGGGTGAACACACAGGCCTCCCAAGACTGGAAGCAGTGGGACCCGTCCTGAGGATGGGAGCCTGGAGCCTCTGATCACTGacccccactccccgccccaTCCCCGCCACCACACCTGAGCCTGGGGCCTTGCTTCCTGCAGAACTGGGGCTCCAAGGACAATGCCCCCTAAATGCGCCCTTCCCTGCACTGCCTGGGGCCTTGGTTTCCAGCACTCCCAGGGCTCCCAGCCCCTGCATACACTGTTCTGCCTGGAAACCCACCCCATCTCCTCATCCATTAATCCCTGAATTGCATGGAGGGGCCCCCTTTTGGAAACACCCCTGGGCCCCCACAGCTGCCAACATAAGCTACATAAGACCCAGTGCGTCTCCTGTTCTGGGCACTGTCTGCGATCACCTCCTAGAGTCTCCACTTGACCAGCCTGTGTTCTCAGGCCCGAGCAGAGGGCCTGGCACAAGGCAGGAACCCAGCCTAACCCCTGAATGAGCCTGCGTGTGGCTGCCATGGTGGTCTGGGTCCACAGGGGTCAGAGCCCAGCACACCCCCCATGTCCCCGCCCCAGGCTCTCACCAGCTCCAGCTGCTGGGGCAGGACCCCTCCAGGCACTAGACCAGCAGGCAGTGTTGGGTGGCACTCAGCGCTGCAGGCCCCTGGCGAGGAGCCTGTGCCCAGGCTCCTGCCCGGCGCCAGCCCTGCCCTGATCAGCCCCGGGGAAGCTCCATGTCAGGCAGAGCGCACCTGGATGTGCTCACCCCACTGCCTTCCCTGTACACAGTAGGCCCTCAGCATGTTCTGAATGcctactgcatgccaggcactgcacACCCACGGGGCTTATCCTCACCTTCCGCCTTCCaccacctccctctcctcctcctcagtcGCTCACCCTGCCCAGGGCTGATGCTTCAGCTCAAGGAGAGGCCACTTCTCTGCCCTGCTCTGTTTGTTCCTCGGACTCCCAGACTGAGCCCCGCTCCACCCCATCACCTCTCTGGGATGGCTAAGGCAGGGCTTCTCAGGGTCTCAGCACCCCTGCAGAGGTGGGTGCGTGGGTGGATCTGGCAGGGTGGCCAGAGGGCCCTGCCTTCCCAACCCTGTTTTATTAACCATATAGGCTGCCTCTGAAGAGCCTTCCAGGTACCCAGTGCTGCCCAGACATCACCACCGATCTTCCGACCTGGGAAGAAAGCCCCGCCCTCCCCTTGTGCAGTGGGGAGACCACGGCTGGAGCTGGCCCACGAGCCCCGTGCTCACCATCCTGCCCACAGCCTGGTCCTGGGGTTTTGAGCACATCTCCATCCCCCCAGGGAGAGGACACAGGGCCCTCCCTGCCCCCGAGTGACGGGGTGACTGCGTGGGGCAGGAGGGGGCCCAACGACGGAGTCAGGGCCTTCTCTGGAGAGGCGGTGATTTCTGGCTGGGTTCCTGAGCTCCTGGCAGAGGTAACTCACCTCCACTGGCATTTCTACAGAGCTTTCCTTCAGGCAGGTACAGAACAGCTGCATGGGAGCGGggatagagaaaagagaaaagtccCTGGACCACCGATGAGCAGGCCCACCTCGGTCCATGTGATTCTCGTGTCTCTCCCTTCTTCAGGTCCAATGCCCcggccccatccccacccctcggGGCAAGCTGGGCACAGGTGGGGTGTTGAGGCCTCCCTGAGATCTGGCCTGGAAGCCCGCTACGAAAGGCACCTGAGTGCTCAGGCCCATGAGGAAacagcctccctctccctcttcctgccCCTTACTCAGCAGCTGCCCCTCCTCCACCAGTTCCTCCGGCCTCCACATGCCCCAGCGATCCTCCTCCATCATCAGCTGCAGCACCATGTAGGCCAAGACAGTGCCCTGGGATGCCCGCTGCCGCCTCCTTGGCCACGGTGCTCTGACCGTGcagctgggagggggaggggagattcTAGGACCTGCAGGAAGGGGTCTCAGGGCTAAACAGGAGCAGGGCATGGCAGGCAcagggggaggggctgcaggaggccAACCTGATGACCAGGGGCTGTTGAGGTTGGAGGAGAGAAAAGTGCAAAGGCAGGGGTCACTCGGGCACAGCAGGAAGGCACTCTGCAAAATATGTTGCACATGAGACATTTCCAAAAACCCCAAAGCTTTCTGGGGTTAAAGCAATCCACGGTAGCATGGCAAAAGCGCTCAAAGTTCCCACTGCAAAGAAACGAGTTTTGTTTTGCCTCACTAAGTGTTGTCCAGAGTTTGGAGGGTTCACTTCGGGAAGGGCTGAGCTGGAAGCCTGGGGCGTGGCAGTTTGAGAACCTCCATAAGTCGTCCTCTGTCAGTGGGCAGCTGACGAAGGAGCTCTCCAGAAGCTGGGACTCCCGAGGTGGGACCAGTGGCACCACCGTCAGCACCGGATCCCACCGGAGAAGTGCTACCGAGGAGCAAGAGAACTATCCTGAGGAATGGATGAGACAAGAGTACGGAGACCGTTCTGTACCACGTCTGAACTCCTGGACCGTATTCAGTATGGTGGCCTGGAAACTGACCTCCAGGTGACCAGCCCTCACCTGCACTTATGGGGATGGTGAGAGGTGGGGCCCGGAGGTGATGCTGTGAGTGCAACTCGGGGCCCTGCCTCCCCCATCACAGTGGGGACCAGAGGCAGCCATGGACGCTGCATGGCAGAAGAACAGAGCTGGTGAGGAGCAGGTCTGGGTCTTGAAGGCACGTTGAAGGAACCCTGCCGGTCCCTGCCCTTGGCACATCCCGGGCACTCTTCTCACACCGCTGCAGAGTCTCACCCTGATTCCAGCCTAGCTTCATGGAACAGAGAAGTCAAGCTCAGAGGgccaagtgacttgcccagggccacacagccaGCCAGGGACAGAGCTGGGGTTCGCACTCAGACACACCCAATTTCAAAGTTGACGCGAAACCCCCTGCACTATGATAGTGCCCCCAGCAGCAGGTAAGACTCACCTGGGAGAGTCGGAACACCAGCGACTGGGTCCTAGTCCACACCAGTGAaaattctgtatgtgtgtgtgaactggtatttttaaaaagtcaaaaaccAACAAGACACCTCTCCAGGTGGTTCTAAAATGCAGAGTTGACACAAAGGCCCAGGGACTCCACACTCCTGGGTGAGATGGGGTGGTTTGCCAGGAGTGAGGGGTGGGCTCCTTGGTGGCTTTCAGCACCTGGCACACCACGTCTGCGCCCCAGGGCACCCCCTGCACCTGGACGTGGCCCAGCTGGAGGAGGGACAGCTGCTCGGCTCCCTCTGCTCGGCTCTGAAACGTGGCGTCCCACGCGGCCTCCATGGCCTCGGTCACCACACACAGGCTCTCCTTCTTCCAGCTCTGCAGCTCCTGGAGGAACGAGGGTCTCGGAGTCCTCAGTTTCCTGCCAGGGGTGcaggtgggggcaggagaagagacAGAGCTTGGGGGGTGCTCTCTAGGGCTCCCCTGTACTGAGGCCTTCCGTAGTGGGCAGCCTGGACTCTATGCTGATATGGGCGGGGTGTGGGGGGCGTTACAGCGGGGGCCTGGCCTGTACTCAGGACTAGAATTCAAGGTCAGGTGGGGATGGTTGGAAACATCCTCCACCTGAGACATCTGTCTTCTGCAAGACTTAAAATGACCAGCCCAGAGGTTACCACTGGGCTCTTTCCAGCTGAATTGAGCAAAAGGCATATATTCCATGGTTCATGTGgtgtttaaaaattttgagataatattaaaattggtggtagtggtgatgtagtcattcagttgtgtctaactcttgcgaccccctggactgtagcctgccaggctcctctgtccatggaatttcccaggcaagaaatgctggagtgggttgctatttccttctccagaggatcttcctgacccacaggggTTAAACCACGGTCTCCCgcgttgtgggcagattctttactgactgagtcaccaaAACCCCAGTTTtagcttttttcaaaaaaaaaaaaaaaaaaaaccagtgccACGGAGCTCGCATTCCCGCCTGGAGCTCACATTCCCACGGGGCGATAAGCAGGCGCAGCTGTCGGCGTCAGCAGGCCTGTGTCCCCCAGTTTGCCGGAGTCCCCACCGTGCCCTGTTGCCCCACCCTTGGTAGCTACtgcacttctgtttctttttctggcctTAAAAACAACCAGGGGTTTGAAACCTCTGACTTAACGTGAGTCCCTCTCACTGCCCACTCTCTCTTCCCCGGGGCGGGGGCCTGCCCCTGGGTTTGCTACTAATAGTGGACTCCCCCATCCCAAGCTACTCCTCAGAAAGCTTCTTGCCAGGCCCTTGAGTGGCCGGGACCTTGGGGCTTTTCCGTCCTGCCCCCCGGCCCCGGGGACCTGGGCCCACGGACAGCTGAGCCCAGCCCGCCTGGCTGATGTACCCACCTCTCCCCCACCAGAGTCTCCCAGGTGTGGGGGGGCACCCTGAGCATCTGCACGGCCAGCACGGAGCTGCGGCTCACCACGCCGCCGCCCATCACCTTCCCATGCTTCCCGGTGCCAGGCTCATGCCTGCCGTCACGGCTCCCGCCACCATCTCCTGGAAGCGGATGGGTTCACTGAGGCTCAGCTCTGTGGGGAGAGGGGTCCAGGCGCAGGCCAGGGGGCAGGGGCGACTAGACCTCTGCCTCAGGCCCCAGTTTGGCCTCCACCTCTTACCGGCTTGGTGTGACCCCAGGGCAAGAAGCCCTCGActcccagagcctcagtttccccatctctaaaaGGGGCAGAAGAATGACAGGGTTTTCCCTCCAAGAGTGGTGGTCAGCATTTACCGAAGAAATTCCCTACAGGGTCCCTGCCGCCCAGCAAGCACTTGGTGCGTGTCAGCCATTATGGCGATTaaagtgatgatgatgattacTCATCAGAGAGCTGGgacaggagggaggaaaagaTGCGCTCTTCCCACCACGGCAGGCACATGCTGCCTGGAGGTGCCCCTGGCATGTGTCTGGGTGGAGGGGGCATCAGCTTTCTTCCCCTGGGTGCTAAAGTCAGCATGTAGGTGGAAATCACAGGTGGTCAAAACCCCCTGGAATCATCCTTCCAATCACACCCCCCACTTGCCTGCATGGGACCCCGAGAAGCTCCAGGACCAAGGATGCCTCAGTCTGAACAGCTGTTCCCTTGGGAATGTTACTCTGTGCCTTGTTAAGTAgaagtatatacatattttcataaaatatttatgtgtgctgtgcttagtaaagccagacatcttggaatgtgaagtcaagtgggccttagaaagcatcactatgaacaaagccagtggaggtggtagaattccagttgagctattccaaatcctgg comes from the Bos indicus isolate NIAB-ARS_2022 breed Sahiwal x Tharparkar chromosome 14, NIAB-ARS_B.indTharparkar_mat_pri_1.0, whole genome shotgun sequence genome and includes:
- the LOC139186997 gene encoding gasdermin-D-like, with protein sequence MQACLDLTAVSQLYLVIAKRESVKALLLKLTCWCAVSLSCSEPSVAPRRPLKYGAHRHGDGGGSRDGRHEPGTGKHGKVMGGGVVSRSSVLAVQMLRVPPHTWETLVGERKRNRSAVATKGGATGHGGDSGKLGDTGLLTPTAAPAYRPVGMKLRTPRPSFLQELQSWKKESLCVVTEAMEAAWDATFQSRAEGAEQLSLLQLGHVQVQGVPWGADVVCQFSCSSVALLRWDPVLTVVPLVPPRESQLLESSFVSCPLTEDDLWRFSNCHAPGFQLSPSRSEPSKLWTTLSPRISPPPPSCTVRAPWPRRRQRASQGTVLAYMVLQLMMEEDRWGMWRPEELVEEGQLLSKGQEEGEGGCFLMGLSTQVPFVAGFQARSQGGLNTPPVPSLPRGLFCTCLKESSVEMPVEVASILEPNYNQMEETGFSLPPEVLSWLQHEDAALTWSLVESCGLELGGPGHPVTRDPEVVLQLSALYASLAGLQLLAEPSPTALQTDA